In Streptococcus parapneumoniae, the genomic stretch GATTTCTTCCAAGAAATCGAGGAAAGGCTTGATACGGTCCATCATATCTTGGTGCATGAGGGCATTGACCGCAACAATCAATTCCTTACCAGCATCATGAACCAGCTTAGCGATTTCACGCAATTGGTCATGACTAAAGGTTGTTGGTAGACGAAGGCCAAAATCTTTCTCACCGACATATATACGGTCTACGCCAGCTTCGAGCAGTTGTTTAACTTGTTCAATACTTTCAGCAGTTGCTGTAATAATAATCTTTTCCATAAGGAAAATTATACCACAATTCTCAAAAATCAGCCATTCTTTGAAAATGAAAAGGGACTTTATTCTTTTTGTAACCTTTCTGTAATAATTCTCTGCTGAAAAAATGATAAAATAGGTATGTACTGTTAAGGAGAGAATCATGCCCGTAAGAAAATTACAATCCTATGAGGTAGACTATCAAGAAGAATTAAACCAGCAACTTCCTCATTATCAAGCTTATACACCTGAAGCACAAGCTGATAGCAATCTCAAAGAAATTTTATTTTTTATCAATATCGCTGTTTTTTGTATCTGCATTGCCATCTTTAGTTTTATCTTTTTATCACTAAAATTAACAACTGTGCTCGCCTTACCTGCAGCAATAGTATCCAGCTTACTTGTTTTAAAAGTCCAACGCTCTCTTATCAAACGAAAACTTAAAAAATAAACATATCGCCCCATCCGGAGCGATATGTTTATTTTTTCTTTTTAGATGGTGTGTGGATGGCAATCTTCACTTCAAAGATTGTTCCCTTGGGTTTATTATCTTTAACAGTAATGGTTCCTTTTAAGGCATCTACAATTTGCTTGGCTAGGGATAATCCTAAACCAAAACCACCTTTTTGACGAGTTCTAGCCTTGTCCACTCGATAAAAACGATCAAAAATTTTCTTCTTATCTTTTGTGGAAATACCGACTCCATTATCAGAAACAAGTAAATACAGATTGCGATCAGTCGCCGAGATAAGAAAATCGATTTCCCCATCCTCTTCAGTATACTTAACTGCATTATCAAATAGAATGGTCATCAGTTGTTTCAGAAGAAGCTGATCTGTGACAATCGGACGATGGATACGATTTTCAAAACGGAAGACACGATCATTTTCCGAAGCAATCATCTCATAGTTTGTAAAAGTCGTATTGAAAAAGCTAGTTGGAACTTCTGCAAGTTCCGGCTTAATCCCATCATCTCTACGAGCTAAGTTCAGCAAGTTTGTCGTCAAAAAACGCATATTTCGGACCTCTTCCAAACTCGATGCAATGCTTTCACTCACATCCATAATGGTAGCTTCTGGCTTACGAAAAAGGGTCTCTAAGCGATTTTGCAAAACTGCGAGTGGAGTTCGTAACTCATGACTGGCATTTTCCACAAAGGACTGTTGCTTCTGCATGCTCTCAAGCAGGGGCCTAACACTGACCCTAGCTAGATAGAGACTTGCAAGTAAAGATACAATCCAGAAACTTGCCATCACAATCACAATCAATTTCTCGTGCTTTTGACTGGCCTGCTCCAACTGACTGGTATTAATCAAGATAGCTGCATACTTGATATTGGTTGAAACCGAACTGATATTCGTTTCCATCAAGATCATGCGATAGGTTTCTTCTTGTCCATAGCTATTAAAAACCTGAATCTGATAGATATGGCCTAGTTCTTTTTTCTCTAACTTAATCTTATCCAATCCCAAAAATCGATTTCCAGAAAGGAGCTGTGTAAAATTCTTATCAAAAAGAATAACCTCCGTATTGGAACTGACATTGGGTTTTATCTCAGTCTTACTAGTATCTGTAGCGGCATTCTCTAAATCTTTAATCTCTTCTGTTGCCCTATTTACAGCAAGCTGAATAACTGCCTGAGGATTTTCACTTAGTCCGTGGAGCTTATCATCCACCGAAGTATAGAGACTCGAATGCATGACTTGCAAAATAATCAGAGTCATGGTAGAGAAAATCAGAGTGAATACACCAAAGTTACGGATAAAATAACTAAAGTCATCTGCATACCATGTTTTTTTTAGTTTACTGAACATCTTTTAAAATATACCCAACACTGCGCAAGGTTTGCAAATTCTCTGCAAAAGTGGTTCCTTTTAATTTCTTACGGACTTTTGAAACATAGACTTCGACAACCGAAATCGTTGTATCACTATCAAATCCCCATAGACGATCAAAAATCTGAGTCTTAGGCAAAATAACATTTTGATTTTGAAGGAAATAGACTAATAAATCAAACTCTTTCCCCAGCAATTCGACAGGAGTATCTTCGACTTTAACGGTATTGGTTGACAAATTAACCACAATATTTCCATAAGTCAAGGTGTTTTCATTAAACTTGCCTGAACGTTTGAGAAGGGCTTGAATCCTCATTTTGAGTTCTTCTAGGTAGAAAGGTTTAGTCAGATAATCATCCGCTCCCAGTTCAAATCCATGTCCCTTGTCATCCAAACTTTCCTTGGCAGTCATGATCAGAACTGGAGTCGTAATTCCCTTTTCACGCAATTCTTTCAAGACTTGGAAACCATTTTTTTCTGGCAACATCAAATCTAGCAAAATCAAATCATAGACGCCACTTTCAGCTTCGTAAAGACCTTCTTCCCCATCAAATACCTGCATGACATCCGCAAAATCGTCTAAAAAGTCAAATACTGAATTTGACAGGCCTAGGTCATCCTCAACTAATAAGATTTTTATCATGAGAAACTCCTCCTTATTAAAACCATTATACCAAATTTGCCTTAAAAAAAACTCAACTCTCTACATTTTACATGAGAAAGCTGAGTTTTCTTTTTATTTTAGGCTTATTTATGCGTTTCCGTATTGAAGAACGACTACTTCCACTGCAGTTTTTTCACGGTTAATCAAGTCAACACGCGCTGCAATTTCCTTGATTCCCATACCGATGTTACGGCTAAGAGCAAGGTCAGAAAGTTGCGGTTCAAAGAATTCCTTGTACTCTGCCAAGCGTTGCTGAGTCTTAAATACGTGAGCAGGAAGGATAACAAAGCTATCAAAGCTCATATCTCCACCAAGAGCTGCCTTAATCCAAGCCCAGTTTTCACGAGCCCAAGACCAAGCTGTTTCCTGAGTTGCTTGATGAGCTAGGAATTGGTAATACCAAGCAGACAAGTCTTGTGGTTTAACCACAAATTTGTCCTTCCATGAGCTAATCAAGGTTTGGATATTATTCGCATCTGTACTGTAGGCGAGAGCTGCTGCCAACTGGCGTTTAAAGACAGCATCTGTTGCGTGAGTATAAGTATCAAGATAAAGTGCTAACAAGTCTTTAGTCTCATGATGTTTCATCTCATTAATCAGAACTTGTGAGCGAATAGCTGCTGGAAGTCCGGCAAGATTCTCCTTGTGAGCCTCGAAGATTTGGCTAGCGGCTTGGCTAGCTTCTGCATCATTTGAGCGAATCATCATAGAAACAGCCAATTGACGAACCAATTCATCCTCATCTGATTCGCCATCTTTAGCTTCAAAACCAAGACGGTCATAGTTGTGACGAGCCAATTTAGCAACCAAGGCTTTGAAGGCTCTTTCAGCTTCAGTTCCTTCATCGATAAAGCGCTCAAGGGCAGAAATGACTTCAGAAACAGCTGAAACGACAAGGTAAGATTCTTCCTTAGCAAGTTTATCAAGAACTGGGAGCAAGTCAGCATAAGAAATGTGCCCTGACTCAGCAAGCAAACGACGTTCTTGGACTATTTGCAATTTGCTTGTGTTATCAAGATCAACTAGGTCAGCAAGAACAGCATCTAACAAGTCTCCTTGATAGTCTGTAATGTAGTGGGCTGTATTTTCAGTGTTGAGACGAAGTGCTGTTTTGTTTTCAGCAAGAAGAGCTGCGTAGCCTGGAATTTCGATGCTTTCAGTTTCAAGTGTATCAGGCAAACCTTTCCAGTTGCTATTGAGTGGCACTACCCAGAGACGGTTCTTATCTTCGTGTTCACCGATAAAGAATTGTTTTTGTGAAATCTTCAAGACATCATTTTCAACTTTGACAGTGAGAACTGGATAACCAGGTTGTTCCAACCAAGAATCCATGAAGGCTGCGACATCACGTCCAGACGCTTGACCAAGAGCATCCCAAAGGTCACGACCAATTGTATTTCTGTACTGATGTTTTTCAAAGTAGGCATGCAAACCTTTGGCAAAATCGGCATCACCTAGCCAACGACGAAGCATGTGCATGAGGCGACTTCCTTTGGCATAGACGATAGCTCCGTCAAAGAGCGTATTGATTTCATCTGGATGTTTAACTTCGACGTGGACAGACTGAACACCATCAGTCGCATCGCGTTCAAGAGCGTGAGGCACTCCACCTGTTTGGAAATCTTCAAAGATATTCCAGCTTGGTTCAATAGCATCCACACAGACGTACTCCATCATGTTAGCAAAGCTTTCATTGAGCCAAAGGTCATCCCACCATTTCATAGTAACAAGGTTACCAAACCACTGGTGAGCCAATTCATGGGCCACAACAAGGGCAACTTGTTGACGGCTAGCAAATGTTGAGTTCTCATCCACAACCAAGTAAACTTCACGGTAGGTCACAAGACCCCAGTTTTCCATAGCACCAGCTGAGAAGTCAGGGAGGGCGATATGTAGAGATTGAGGAATTGGGTACTTAACTCCATAGTAATCTTCGTAAAACTCGATAGAGCGAACAGCGATATCCAGTGAGAAATCAAGGTTTGATAGTGGATGAGCTTTGGTTGAATAAACACCGACGAGAGTACCGTTTTTAGTTTTAGCCGTCACACCTTGCAAATCACCCGCAACAAAGGCTAACAAGTAAGAAGACATACGAGGTGTTGTCTCAAACTTCCAGATACCTGTTTCCTTACGGTTTTCAACTTCGATTTCTGGCATATTAGACAAGGCCAATTCACCTTCCGCTTGGTCAAAACGTAGAGAGAGATCAAAAGTTGCTTTGGCTTCTGGCTCATCCACACATGGGAAGGCTTCGCGCGCAAAATGGCTCTCAAATTGAGTAGACAAGACTTCCTTCTTGACTCCATCAACTGTGTAGTAAGATGGGTAAATACCTGTCATGTTGTCTGTAATTTTTCCTGAGAAAGCGATAACCACTTCAACTTGACCTGGTTCCGCAAGTTCAATATGAAGGGCTTCATTGTCATGGTCAACTGTAAATGGACGAGCTTGACCTGCAACTTCTACAGAAGCGATTTCCAAGTCTTTTTGGTGGAGGGAGATGCGTTCACTCTGTGCTTGACCAGTGATGGTCACCTTCCCAGAAAACGTCTTGGTCTCACGACTCAAGTCTAAAAATAAATCATAGTGTTCAGGAACAAATTGCTTAATAAAATGTTCAACAGCTTGCATAGTTTTCTCCTATTCTAAGTTTAAGAGCTGCTG encodes the following:
- a CDS encoding DUF3270 domain-containing protein, which translates into the protein MPVRKLQSYEVDYQEELNQQLPHYQAYTPEAQADSNLKEILFFINIAVFCICIAIFSFIFLSLKLTTVLALPAAIVSSLLVLKVQRSLIKRKLKK
- the ciaH gene encoding two-component system sensor histidine kinase CiaH, with translation MFSKLKKTWYADDFSYFIRNFGVFTLIFSTMTLIILQVMHSSLYTSVDDKLHGLSENPQAVIQLAVNRATEEIKDLENAATDTSKTEIKPNVSSNTEVILFDKNFTQLLSGNRFLGLDKIKLEKKELGHIYQIQVFNSYGQEETYRMILMETNISSVSTNIKYAAILINTSQLEQASQKHEKLIVIVMASFWIVSLLASLYLARVSVRPLLESMQKQQSFVENASHELRTPLAVLQNRLETLFRKPEATIMDVSESIASSLEEVRNMRFLTTNLLNLARRDDGIKPELAEVPTSFFNTTFTNYEMIASENDRVFRFENRIHRPIVTDQLLLKQLMTILFDNAVKYTEEDGEIDFLISATDRNLYLLVSDNGVGISTKDKKKIFDRFYRVDKARTRQKGGFGLGLSLAKQIVDALKGTITVKDNKPKGTIFEVKIAIHTPSKKKK
- the ciaR gene encoding two-component system response regulator CiaR, which encodes MIKILLVEDDLGLSNSVFDFLDDFADVMQVFDGEEGLYEAESGVYDLILLDLMLPEKNGFQVLKELREKGITTPVLIMTAKESLDDKGHGFELGADDYLTKPFYLEELKMRIQALLKRSGKFNENTLTYGNIVVNLSTNTVKVEDTPVELLGKEFDLLVYFLQNQNVILPKTQIFDRLWGFDSDTTISVVEVYVSKVRKKLKGTTFAENLQTLRSVGYILKDVQ
- a CDS encoding M1 family metallopeptidase, translated to MQAVEHFIKQFVPEHYDLFLDLSRETKTFSGKVTITGQAQSERISLHQKDLEIASVEVAGQARPFTVDHDNEALHIELAEPGQVEVVIAFSGKITDNMTGIYPSYYTVDGVKKEVLSTQFESHFAREAFPCVDEPEAKATFDLSLRFDQAEGELALSNMPEIEVENRKETGIWKFETTPRMSSYLLAFVAGDLQGVTAKTKNGTLVGVYSTKAHPLSNLDFSLDIAVRSIEFYEDYYGVKYPIPQSLHIALPDFSAGAMENWGLVTYREVYLVVDENSTFASRQQVALVVAHELAHQWFGNLVTMKWWDDLWLNESFANMMEYVCVDAIEPSWNIFEDFQTGGVPHALERDATDGVQSVHVEVKHPDEINTLFDGAIVYAKGSRLMHMLRRWLGDADFAKGLHAYFEKHQYRNTIGRDLWDALGQASGRDVAAFMDSWLEQPGYPVLTVKVENDVLKISQKQFFIGEHEDKNRLWVVPLNSNWKGLPDTLETESIEIPGYAALLAENKTALRLNTENTAHYITDYQGDLLDAVLADLVDLDNTSKLQIVQERRLLAESGHISYADLLPVLDKLAKEESYLVVSAVSEVISALERFIDEGTEAERAFKALVAKLARHNYDRLGFEAKDGESDEDELVRQLAVSMMIRSNDAEASQAASQIFEAHKENLAGLPAAIRSQVLINEMKHHETKDLLALYLDTYTHATDAVFKRQLAAALAYSTDANNIQTLISSWKDKFVVKPQDLSAWYYQFLAHQATQETAWSWARENWAWIKAALGGDMSFDSFVILPAHVFKTQQRLAEYKEFFEPQLSDLALSRNIGMGIKEIAARVDLINREKTAVEVVVLQYGNA